Part of the Gymnogyps californianus isolate 813 chromosome 26, ASM1813914v2, whole genome shotgun sequence genome, aacaggagctgtgtttcagtaccaaccacttctgaagcagctcgaacaccttcatatgctgctaatatctccttttcagttggagtatagcgggcctcagatcctcgatatccccgactccaaaaccctagaggtcgacctcgggtctccccaggcgctttctgccagaggctccaggtagggccattctccccggctgcggtgtagagcacatttttaacatctggtcctgcccggaccggcccaagggctactgcatgaactatctcccgtttaatctgttcaaaggcttgttgttgctcagggccccatttaaaatcgttcttcttccgggtcacttgatagagagggcttacaatcatactgtaatttggaatatgcatcctccaaaaacctacaacacctaagaaagcttgcgtttcctgtttactagtcggtggagacatagctgctattttgttgatcacatccattgggatatgacgacgtccgtcttgccattttattcctaaaaactgaatctcctgtgcgggtcccttcaccttactctgttttatggcaaaaccggctttcagaaggatttggattattttcttccctttctcaaaaacttcttctgctgtgctgccccatacaatgatgtcatcaatgtactacaggtgttctggagctccacctttttccagtgcattttggattagtccatggcaaatggtggggctgtgtttccacccctggggcagtcgattccaggtgtactggacgcccctccaagtgaaagcaaactgtggccggcactctgctgccaaagggattgagaaaaatgcattagcaatatcaattgtggcgtaccacttggctgcttttgactccagttcatattgaagttctagcatgtctggcacagcagcactcagtggtggcgtgacttcattcaggccacgatagtccactgttagtctccattctccattagactttcacactggccatatggggctgttaaagggtgagcgagtcctgctgatcactccttggctctccagtcgatgaatcagcgtatggatgggaatcagggagtctcagttggtgcgatattgccgccggtgcaccgttgtggtagcgatcggcacctgttgttcttcaaccctcagcaaccccacaaccgaagggtcctcagagagaccaggcaaggtggacaactgttcaattccctccatctccaaggcagctataccaaaagcccaccaatacccctttgggtctttaaaataccctctcctgagatagtctatgccaaggatgcatggggcctctaggccagtcacaatggggtgtttctgccactcattcccagttaggcttatttcagcctccaatacagttagctgttgagatccccctgtcacaccagagatacagatgggttctgcccttttataacttgatggcattagagtacactgtgcaccggtatccactagagccttatactcctgtgggtgtgatgtgccaggccatcgaatccacacagtccaataaacccggttgtccctttcctccacctggctggaggcagggcccctctaatcctggtcagagtatttgttactcacttcttgtaaaaatgacttagaggtcccttcaagaggcTCAGAAGaccttctactttgtctggaaaccggagtggcatctttcctggaagaatccccttttctggttgtttttcctttcaattcacgtacccgtgcatctaggaccgaggtaggttttctatcccacttcctcatgtcctctccgtggtcacgcaggtaaaaccacagggtaccccgtggtgtataccttctatattctctctcttgatcagaggaatgctcactcctaatagctgagatattggtctgtacaggtggggagtaggaggttttgatcagttcgatcagttcttcggacttttcggacagtttttccacagccgagacacaggctcgtagggatgaagagagattttcttcatattgccggagttggcgagccatttcatccactgtcggtgcctcttcatctttccaagttagtactgccaatgggttggcatacgatgatggtgcgctccgtacaaacttctgccacatgggtcgtgtgcattgaacttcatctggatctctgggtaattgtaaactgtccgggtcataataaatcatctctagcacggctaattccctcaggtactgaatacctctttccatggtagtccacttgcctggttgacatataacatcttccttgaagggatacctttccttcacacttgacaggagtcgcctccagaggctgagggcttgtgtcccttttccaatcgccttatcaatgccaccttccctagcaagtgatcccagctgcttggcttccttaccctctaattccaggctactagccccattgtcccagcatcggagcagccaggtgataatgtgctcacctggacgacggctgaaatcttttcgcatatcccgcagctcactcagggatagagatcgggtgattacttctggttctgcctcttcctcctgttctcgtgatggccctggttcatcttcatccttcgctaaacgaactgatttttttgtatatttcttcttctgtataggagCGACTGATattggcacaggttggttctctggttcagccgcagtgcctgttgcaggggtcggagtagccgcagcgcctgtcgcaggggtcggagtagccgcagcgcctgtcgcgggggtcggagtagccgcagcgcctgtcgcggGGTTaggagtagctgcagcgcctgtcgcgggggtcggagtagctgcagtatctgttgtgggggctggagtagccgccttgcgtgtcgctggggttgcagtagccgctgcgtctgttgcaggggttggagtagccgcagtatctgtcggtctgttttccctcccttccccctgagagtgctgcacagtatcgagcagtgtttggtagatgctagccagggcccagcacagtgcgataagttgtgcctctttggaatcgccacagcattttcctttcagatagtctatcactttatcagggtcctgtagttgttcgggagtgaagttccaaaccattggaggtgagaagttctctagatacctgcccattttctcccacatgccatgccacccatggctattaagcctcggggcagatttccgaaaggtattcttaaacagttgtttaaccttaaacaagacctggaacacattcaggagacataacaataggaacatgctggtttgaacatcccaaggatattcaaaattctcaagagctactgtaatttgcctggaggagaaggggaagctgaagaaatgtgtctcccctgtggcttggctctccgatgagaaaaggtacaaggtgtaattattaatagtttctgatagacggctcccgaagtacggagatgacggcaatgctgagtacaaataccagattagtttcacgagcagcaattctatcgtatcgtaagccagtgttacaaagtagaacaacatgataactctggcccagttctcacgggtgataaacagcacaacagggagcatatactgcaagtaaggtattacatactgcacctttaagaacaagtgcaccaactttgagagcaaatacatcaacattgtgaccagcaactattgaactaatataatgtatgtttataataaatttgttctaacacattccagtcagatttgtcgttatctcaacccgtcgtgccccacgttgggcgccaaaaaggactgtcgtggtttaaccccagccggcagctaagcaccacgcagccgctcgctcactgcccccccacccctgggatgggggagagaatcaggaaaaaaacctcgtgagttgagataaagacagtttaataggacagaaaggaatgaaaaacaatgataatgataataataatatgacaatagtaatactaaaagaattaaactatacaaagcaagtggtgcacaatgcaattgctcaccactcgttgaccgatgcccagttagttcccgagccgcgatcccccctcccagccagctccccagtttatatactgggcatgatgtcatgtggtatggaatagccctttggccagtttgggtcagctgtcctggcggtgtcccctcccagcttcttctgcccctccagccttcttgctggctgggcatgagaagctgaaaaatccttgacttagtataaacactacttagcaacaactaaaatcatcagtgtgttatcaacgttattttcctactaaatccaaaacacagcactataccagctactaggaagaaaattgactctgtcctagccgaaaccaggacacaagggGACGCCAGAGCAGGGCTCAGTGATGCTGGTCTAACTGCTGAGCTGGGACGATCATTGCTGATGTCCCCGGTCCCTGGGGAAAGCCCAGAGGGAGCCTACCCCAGGGTGAACTAACCTTGCCACAGTGCCTCAGTCCCCCTCAGTcagtatcttgggctgcagatgaatcctccGTCCCTGCCCCGAGTGTCCACTCATCTCCAcccattctgccagttcccagccaacaatgctgagggtcccttgctggagaaagcaggggGACTTGCTTGGCACTCCACACCTTGGAGGAACAGCATGAGATGGCTGGTCCTCCTGGGTCATTCCCCTTCACAGGCATGAGTACCTCAAGTGAATCaaaagggcttttcagagagcaTGAGTGCTGGGCTTGAGGAGTGGAGCAGGGTGGCACACAGACgtttgctgcctgtccccagggctcagctgtgtggTCAAACAGTGCGAGGCCTCAGGGCTTGGTGGCTGCTTgaccctggctgctccctcccacatcAGCACACTCACAGGCTGGCAGTGGGAAATCCCTGGGGCTGTGACAGCCCCGCGGGGCATgaccctgtgcaggcagcactgacCCACTGCCCaatctctcctgcctgcccatggcTCCCCACACTGCCCCATGACATGGGGCTTTGGCAGCACTTCCTGATCCTCATCAGTGCGTGCTGTTACCCTCTGAGTAAGCGTGAGGCCAGGGGGTCATGCAAGTCTCCAGCCCCTCTGTCCGGCCATTGGCTTTGGACCTGTGcacctccaggcagagcagtgtgTCCCTGGCTGAGGACACCCCCTCCAAACAGGTATCGGAGGGGTCTGGACAGGCTCCAGCCATGAtaaccatttctgtgctctgtgacatctCCCACCTAAAAGGAACCTCCCAATCCTCAGGAACAGCCCTGGGATCAGGGTGCGCTTCTGGTTGCCTCAGGGTGATGGTCTTGCCTGGCctgaagctctgcaggggctgagcaggctgcagcagtcagtatcaTCTGGGCCACTTCTCCTGGACCTGAACTGCTCCCACCACTGTGGTGCTGGGGGGACCATGCCGGGCAGCACAGGGCACCTTGTGTGGGAGCAATTTGTCTGAGCagtacctgtggctgtgagtctgcaacagacacataccctcgagtgctgtgatggtgtagagaaggggtgcaggggggcctggatgtgtttgtgtcaccaacactcccccaacagcttcctctgggatgtgcaatgggcaatttggtcacagcttgcttggaggTGATGCAGGATGTGGGCATCTAACTGCCAGAGGgctctgggaactgccaggtGTTTGGGTTTCTTCCAGGATTTGTCcgtctggtggaagggaagagccgctgctcaggacgtgtggagatccatgacggggaccagtggaaaactgtctgtgcttcacactttggtgccaaagctgctgacgtggtctgcagggagctgcagtgcggcagagccctgcctgttgctgaggcagctcactttggagaagggatCAGTGCCACgtgggatggagagctgcagtgtgtggggaatgaatccctcctcatctcctgcctcagagggtcctccagggagcagccctgcacccacgcAGACAGCgctgttgtcacctgcacacgtaAGGACTCAGGGAGAcgggggctgtgccaggggtcGGGGAACAGAGCAAGGAATGTGCTCGGCTGggtgtggggacaggagggatgatggcattgtctgcagcatgaaaatagttgagaaggagaagaaaggcatgctgttcctctggcctctcccccagctcctgagggtaCAAGAGCACCAATccaccctctctcctcctcctctgtccccagagtACACAGGGTTCAGGCTGGTGAACGGCAGCACAGCGTGTGCGGGAAGGTGGAGGTCCAggtgctggggacctgggggaCCCTCTGTGCCTCCCGCTGGGATCTCTCGGATGCCCACGTTCTCTGTCATCAACTCAACTGTGGGTTTGCTGAGGCCATTCCTGGAGGAGAGCATTTTGGGAGAGAGACTGGCCCTGTCTGGAGAGACTCCTTCCACTGTGACGGGACTGAAGCCCACCTGGCACAGTGCCCAGTGATCACCCTGGGGGCCTCACCATGCTCTGACGggaacactgctgctgtcatttgctcaggtgagtgccggaaaaatgctgcattaactcCATTTGCCCTTTGTGTGTGACACGGCCACCCAAAGCAGGGGTCCCATGGCAGTACCAGGCTGAAGTTCTCCCTGGACAAACCCTGGCATCCCCAGGAGCCATCTGGAGGGCTTTGCCTGCTCAGACTGACcgctctgctttgggagagcTGAGCACTGAATGGAGGCAAGCATCTACCCCCAGGGCAGTGCCTTAGCCCCAGCGCCACCACCAGGCCTAGGCTCCTCTGTTCTCATACTGTGGGACGagcccaggacagggctgcagggctctgctccatccctctggctgcagacaaCCACATCGCATCCCCGCagagagccctgcagagccccatcccaccagccaggcaggagctgcctgggtgctcccagcagcagcagacctgggtgtgagctgcagagaggacccGGGCTTTGCCCTCACTTCTCATCAGCAAAAGGCTCAATCTTGTCCTGTTTGGTCAGAAAATCCCCCCTCGCCCTGCTCCCTGAAggatgccctgctccccagtgccACCGATGGCTGTGGTATCTCTGTTGTCCCCAGGCTCAGCCGGCTTTGCATCCCTGCGGCTGGTGGGCGGAGGGAGCCGGTGCGATGGACGAGTGGAGATCTTCCAGCATGGGATGTGGGGCAGAGTCTTGGATGATGAGTGGGACATGCAGGAGGCCAGTGTGGTGTGCCGGCAGCTGCAGTGCggagaggcagggacagcctACAACCCCCCAAAGCCTGAGCGAGGGACGGGCCCCGTGGGGCTGCGAGGGGTCCGGTGCGCAGGGCACGAGGCCAACCTGGCCCTCTGCAACACCTCCCTGCCTGAGAGTGCACTGGCAGCAGGGGTTGCGGAAGATGTGGGAGTCATTTGCTGGGGTGAGCGGCACTGCATGGGCCCCCCAGGTGACggggtgggtgggcagccaGGCCCTGACAGCAACTGGGCTTTCTACCCACTACAGGGAGCCGGCGGGTCCGGCTGGTGAACGGGACTGGgcactgtgctgggagagtggagctGTACTACCAGGGCACCTGGGGGACTGTGTGTGACGATGGCTGGGACCTGTCTGATGCCGCCGTCGTTTgccaccagctgggctgtggagggGCGGTGGAGGCGGCTGGCTCTGCTCGGTTTGGGGAAGGCTCCGGCCAGATCTGGCTGGATGGCGTGAACTGCTCTGGGACcgaagctgctctctgggactGCCCTGCTGGGCCCTGGGGGCAGCATGACTGCAGGCACAAAGAGGACGCGGGAGTCATCTGCTCAGGTGTGTGCCGGGAACTGTGGTGGGAGCCTGGTTCCTGGGGAGGCCAGGACACAAGGAGAGCCGGGCATGGCCAAGGCTGTCCTGACtgcctctgagctcctgcccGAGCCCGTCCTGTGGACACCCATGCACGGGCACCCTCAGTCCcactgggggtccctggggagctcagcagTCCCCGAGGGTTAGCGGGAAGGGCAGGGGTGTCTGTCCGTCAGGgacttctctctgcccctggGTGCAAGGGGGACGTGctggccctgcccctgcccaccTGAGGGCCTGGGGGGTGCAGAGGTGTCCTggctcccacagccccacaccagccTGTTCCCCCTTGGTGCCTTTCCTCACAGAGTTTGTGGCCCTGAGGCTGGAGAACAACGACGGCTGCTCCGGGCGCCTGCAGGTTTTCTACAACGGGACATGGGGGAGCATTTGCTCCAACTCGATGACTCTTGACACGGTGTCGCTGGCAtgcaaggagctgggctgcggggatGGAGGATCCCTGGAAACACGCCTGCCCTATGGCAGGGtgtctggccctgcctggctggataACGTGCAGTGTGGGGAGAAAACCAGCTCCTTCTGGCAGTGTCCCTCCACTCCCTGGAACCCGCAGTCATGTGAAGACCTGCGAGATGAGATCCACATCACCTGCAATGGTAACCTGGGCACCACTGtcaccccagctgctgctccctggtggGCACggccaaacacagagaaagagcttggaagggcttttccttgccatgtcagacccttctgctgctggtggcacaaaCGTGACCCCAGCCACCCACGTCCAGCAGCAGTTGCcacccaggctgccagcagcacctgcggGAGGCAGAAGCAcctccaggtgaggtctcagaAGAGACCAGACAGGGTTCAGAAGAGCCTCCCCTCCATggacaccctcctgctgctctctgaaccaGGGACCTTTTGGGGCTGAGCAGTCAGGGTCCCCCCACAGTCCTGCGTGTGTCCCCTGAATGACCAGGGTTCGGTTGCTGCCCTGACCAAGATGGCACAGGGAGGtgcaagcagagctcagccctgctctttCTGCACCATCCCCTGAACCAGCCCCTTCAccacagtgtttccttcttcaggggGACGCCCAGAAATGCCCCCGACCCCGTTGGCCCCGTGCCCCAACTCCACGAGCTGCACAGGTagggagctgctcccctgtGTACCCTTCTtgtctggcagggctctgcctgctctctcagTGCCATGGGaagtctttgccttctccagccagGGAGAAGATTCGTGCAGTGGGAGGCGAGGACAGGTGCTCGGGCAGAGTGGAGGTCTGGCACCGTGGCTCTTGGGGGACGGTGTGCGACGATTCCTGGGACATGCGGGATGCTGAGGtggcatgcaggcagctgggctgtggccccgtggTGTCTGCCCTGCACGAGGCTGCgtttgggatggggatgggccctatctggctggagcaggtggagtgccgggggacagagctgtctctgcaggactgctgggccCGTCCTGGGGACAGCGGTGCTTGCCGGCATAAGGAAGATGCTGCCGTGCGCTGCTCAGGtgagtggcagggctgggacccctTGCTCGGGTcttggcagggagctgggaaagcCTTACACCCACTTGGTCCTGGCATGGGCCCTGACCTCCCAAGAGAAGGAATATTTCTGTAGagtgcaggaggctggtgcCAAGTGCGGAACAGCCTCGGTGGATCTGGACGTCCTCCGGCCAGTGCCCGtggggccctgcagccccagggctatcccctgggctgcctgtgccttcctgcctgccgCCCAGAGCAGAGGCGCTGGGCCCTGTCCCGGCCTCCCTTTCTAGCACTACAGGAGGGGCAATTTGGGGGGGATGTGTCAGGGGCAtctccagacacacacacagtgtgTTGGGGAGGAGGCTCCCCGGGACCCGCACAACCACcctctcagcccagctctcctttgcctcttctgcagctacaCCCAGGACGGCAGCATTCCCACCCCAAGCAGGTAACTTGTcctccccccggggctgggtATCCCTGGGCCCAGGCTGTGAGCCACAGCATGATCACAGCATGTGAGCCCATGCAGATCCCACTCGAGGCCGTCTGACTGGCAGCGGGAGAGTCTCAGTGCCTGTCATCATCTGCATCATCCTGgggcccttctctgcctgctcctggccctccTGGCCGGGCAAGTGCTAAGCACCAGGACTGGGCGCAGAGGTGGGTCCTGCCACAATGGTGCCAGGGGAAGAAACCTCCTggaagggctgtggggtgctgcgGGATGTCAGTgaggggcacaggcagagctgagggggtGGGACTGTGTGCTGCCACCTGTCCCAGACACCACCCCAGTGAGTGCCTGGCCATGGGGCACCAGCAGCAAGGGGTGGAGAGAGCCCAGaggtggggggagctggccagaggcaaggagagaaacGGGGAGAGTGGGGCTCGGGGAGatgtgagcagaggggagatggcCAAGGCTGGCAGTACTCTGGGTATTGGTGGAGGGCGCTCTGGGGCAATGGAGATGCTAGGAGGAgcatggggcaggagggtccaTTTCCATGGTGTCAggctcccagcctgtccctctgcccagccctgcccacccaccagcagggcaggggccctGCTATAGACccgtggggcagagagagggcagctccaggtggagaggaaacatgggagctgctccagggtcaGACAAGGGGTATGACCCAGGGGCCAGAGGGGCATGAGCGCTGTCTCCAAAGGGATGATGTGAGGGTGATGCTGCCCCAGAGGATCTGCACAGCAATGTTGCCCTCACCGGGGATGTGGCAGCCATGCCTGGACagtgcagtggggctgtgctgttggagcagtgctgggctggcccaAGGAAGAGGTTTCAGGGAGCACAGTGGGGTCCCATTggctctctgcctgtccctctgccagccctgcctctatCCCCAGGTtccaggagagctcaggagctCTTCCCCGAGGCCGTGTACGAGGAGATCGGTTACAGCCCAGCATGGGAGAAGCAGGCGAGGTTTGGTCGCTCAGGTGGGTGTGGGTCCTCCCTGGAGGCACATCTGCAGGGAGATGACCCTTTCCCCTGGCCCCAACGCAGAGCTGATCCCCTGAAGCCCCCCAGCCCGTGGTCCTTGCAGCACTGGGGCCATGTGGTGTGTGGGGAGAGCATCCAGGTCCTGGGCCCAGGAGAGGAGCTTTCTCCCAACCACCTTTCACCGTCCCAGCTGGACAgcccctctctttctgcccctgcaccccatgtgacacccaaggagggagggaaggggctgtccTAGGGCACCTCTGGGAGCACCTTTGAGACAGGGTTTGTGCCGGGGGAGCAGGGTAaattcccagccctcctccccatgcagccccagctctgtgggtcccccttccccagcagcgctgACCATGGGCCAGGTCAGTGGGGCTCGTTCCATAACACCCGCTGTGCATCTCTCCAGGCTCTTCTTCAGAGGAGtccctgagccagctgcagccctcccctggGCTCAGCAAGGACGAGGATGGtctggcatcagcagcaggTAACGGAGGCAGGAAGGGCTTCGTCTCCCTGCAGACATGTGATGGACAGAGGAGTCACTGACTGTCAGTGTCAGAGATGGGGAGGACATGGGGGTCTCCTGTGGCTCTGCCAACACCAGTGTCtcagccctgtgtccctgcgcctcctcctgtcctctgctctgcaggatgtatcttctcactgtcaccaactcccctctcctttcagatgttcttgTCCTGGCCGCAGGTGAGCCAGCAGATGGCTATGATGATGCCAGGGAGGTTTCTGACCCTGGGGAGGACGCTGCCCCTGAGCAGGGCGAGTGGGAAATGTCCAGGGTgccagaggagggagcagggcccAGGGATGCACCCAGAGGTGAGAGGGAAAATTTAGCACTGCTGGTTCC contains:
- the LOC127025950 gene encoding antigen WC1.1-like: MENQDKMPTSEEYAHGDHMEKTQRGSQKRPREAEETASEPMNRKVDFEQLGFLPTTGSRRVRLVNGTGHCAGRVELYYQGTWGTVCDDGWDLSDAAVVCHQLGCGGAVEAAGSARFGEGSGQIWLDGVNCSGTEAALWDCPAGPWGQHDCRHKEDAGVICSEFVALRLENNDGCSGRLQVFYNGTWGSICSNSMTLDTVSLACKELGCGDGGSLETRLPYGRVSGPAWLDNVQCGEKTSSFWQCPSTPWNPQSCEDLRDEIHITCNGNLGTTVTPAAAPCTSREKIRAVGGEDRCSGRVEVWHRGSWGTVCDDSWDMRDAEVACRQLGCGPVVSALHEAAFGMGMGPIWLEQVECRGTELSLQDCWARPGDSGACRHKEDAAVRCSGSRRAQELFPEAVYEEIGYSPAWEKQARFGRSGSSSEESLSQLQPSPGLSKDEDGLASAADVLVLAAGEPADGYDDAREVSDPGEDAAPEQGEWEMSRVPEEGAGPRDAPRDFFLLKVSEGFDPQLVLACPGFGVSP